Below is a window of Escherichia coli DSM 30083 = JCM 1649 = ATCC 11775 DNA.
ATTAAAACTAAATCTTACGCCGTTGAGACTGGTCATCAAGGCCTGATAACGCAGTCCTTTTGCTGCCATAAATATAAGCAAAACCAACAGTGACAAAGTCAAAACACAGCCAACAAGCGGCATATCTGCTGACACTGTCATTAAGATTGCGAAATAGAAAAAAACAAAAACAAGACAACTAACAAAAACATTCCCACCGGTAATTCCATAAGAAAATCGTTGTCCGTTAACTTCCATATTAGCATAGAGATAACGCTTACATTTCATTAATGCCCATGGTAAATAGATACCTAGCGTTATAATCGTTAACAACACATTCACCACACAAATAAGAAAATATCTCTCACCTGTGCCATGAAAAACAAACGAATGGGACGGAACATCCATTTCATTAATAACTTGAGCCATAAAAATTCCCTGAATTAAAAAATCCATTGATATAATTTATAGATACAGACAGTAAAATGTTCTGCCACGTTACAATACTCTTATCAGTAATAGGCTGGCAAAAACTTTATTACTTTATAAGTCGCTTGCGCACGTAAGAAGAGAGTGGTATTAAACAAATGTATAATTACTTTATTTTTATTGGGTTAAACTATGAATAACATTGCGCCGCAATCACCTGTAATGCGTCGCCTGACGCAGCAGGATAATCCCGCTATCGCCCGCGTCATTCGTCAGGTATCCGCCGAATACGGTCTTACCGCTGATAAAGGCTACACCGTCGCCGATCCGAACCTTGACGAGTTGTATCAAGTGTATAGTCAGCCTGGCCATGCATATTGGGTGGTTGAGTTCGATGGTGAAGTGGTCGGCGGCGGTGGGATTGCGCCATTAGCAGGTAGTGAATCGGACATTTGCGAACTGCAAAAGATGTATTTTCTTCCGGCTATTCGCGGTAAAGGGCTGGCGAAAAAACTGGCCTTAATGGCGATGGAGCAGGCACGAGAGATGGGCTTCAAACGCTGCTATCTGGAAACGACCGCTTTTTTAAAGGAAGCCATTGCGCTTTATGAGCATTTGGGCTTTGAGCATATCGACTATGCGCTTGGCTGCACGGGCCATGTCGATTGTGAAGTGCGGATGCTACGCGAACTCTAAAAAAATGCCCGCTAGTGTGTGCTATCGGGCATTTTAATCAATTAATTAGTGGCGAACCCCGTCATCGTCTTCATCGACAAAATCTTCATCGTCGCCGTCTTCGCCGTTAGGATCTTCAAAGTAAGTGCCCCAACCGTCGTACTCAACGTCAAATTTCTCCGCCAGCGTCATCAGTTGTTCAACCTGGGCATCGATCAGATCGGCATTCAACGCGCACTCGCTGAGGATGTCGCAGCAAATCACGATATCACCATCTTCAACTTCCAGCTCTTCTGGATCGGTCACTTCATAACCAAGTTTAAACGCTTCAACTGCTGCTTTTTCCAGGGTTTCCAGATCGTCTGCGGAAAGATGGTGTTCGATGGTGTACAGCGCGTCCGGATCGCTGCCATCTTCCAGTAATTCTTCAATAATCAAACGTGTTTCTTCACGCTGTTCTTCCAGTTGTTCCGGGTTTGCCATGGCTCATTCCTCTTAATGTCCTGCCGATACTCTTATTGTCACACACCACTGACATTGCCTCCACCTTTGTGACAAAGATTTATGCTTTAGACTTGCAAATGAATAACCATCCATATAAATTGAATTTTAATTCATTGAGGCGTTAGCCACAGGAGGGATCTATGTCTGGGTTTTATCATAAGCATTTCCTGAAATTACTCGATTTCACGCCAGCTGAACTCAACAGCCTGCTGCAGTTAGCCGCGAAGCTGAAAGCCGATAAGAAAAGTGGTAAAGAAGAAGCCAAACTCACTGGTAAAAACATCGCGCTCATCTTCGAAAAAGACTCGACTCGTACCCGATGCTCTTTCGAAGTTGCCGCATATGACCAGGGTGCTCGCGTTACTTATCTCGGCCCAAGCGGCAGCCAGATTGGTCATAAAGAGTCGATTAAAGACACTGCCCGCGTGCTTGGTCGCATGTATGACGGTATTCAGTATCGCGGCTATGGTCAGGAGATTGTCGAAACACTGGCGGAATACGCTGGCGTGCCAGTATGGAACGGCCTGACCAATGAGTTCCACCCCACCCAGCTGCTGGCGGATCTTCTCACCATGCAAGAGCATTTGCCCGGTAAAACATTCAACGAAATGACGCTGGTCTATGCAGGTGACGCACGTAACAACATGGGAAACTCGATGCTTGAAGCTGCGGCGCTTACCGGTCTGGATTTGCGTCTGGTCGCGCCAAAGGCATGCTGGCCGGAAGCTGCGCTGGTTACGGAATGCCGCGCCCTGGCACAGCAAAATGGCGGGGATATTACGCTGACGGAAGATGTAGCCAAAGGAGTTGAAGGTGCTGACTTTATCTATACCGATGTATGGGTGTCGATGGGTGAAGCAAAAGAGAAATGGGCGGAACGGATTGCATTGCTGCGTGATTATCAGGTGAACAGCAAGATGATGCAGTTGACTGGTAACCCGGAGGTCAAATTCCTCCACTGCCTGCCCGCGTTTCATGACGACCAAACGACGCTTGGTAAGAAAATGGCGGAAGAATTTGGCCTACATGGCGGAATGGAAGTGACTGATGAGGTCTTCGAATCTGCCGCCAGCATTGTTTTTGATCAGGCGGAAAACCGTATGCATACCATCAAAGCGGTGATGGTCGCGACGCTCAGTAAATAATTGATATCGCTATAAAGATGCCGGGAAATACAAAACTATCCCGGCATCACATTATTTTATGTAGTAATAGTTCTATTCTACCACCCAAATTTTTCTATTACTATACGTAAATCTTCCGGAGGATTTAATTTTCCCAACTGTTCATTATTAATATATTCATATATTCATATATATTGATTTTGCCATTCCGGAGGATTTTCATCATTCTTGTTCTAATTTTTAATTCATTACCCATCTTTTCTTCAAAAATCTTAATGACATAACCCGGATGTTTTTTTACAATTTCATTTGTTTTTTCTTCATTACCATAAACATATCCTAACTCATTAAGATACAGCTGTTCGCCCTCATACTTCTTAAGTAATTGATAGAAGTACCACTTCGCAAAATCAGGTTGCCTCATGAAAAAATCCTTCAAAAAAATATCATTTACTAAAATGCTGACAGGCACTTCATTAAATAGCAACTTAACATCATCAAATAACCTTAGTATTAAGCGTGATTTTTCTTGATTGCTTAAGTTAAAATCATTGACATACGCAACCAACTTATCCCAAATCAATTCCTGTAATTTACGGCTATTTTCATAGGGTTCTTTATCGAGATTAAAAAATAAGGTCTCAGCTATTTTAATTTTAGATTGATCGCAGCTAAAATCTTTAGATTGATCGCGACTAAAATCAATATGATTTATCACAGAGCATGCATACTTTATCTTTTCAGAATCACCAAAATATTGCATGCTTTTATTAAAACACCAATCCAGCATTCTTACATCATTAATATATGGGGATTTTAAAAAAGTCTCCAGAATCGAACCGATAACCGGTGTAAGGTTAACTTTCGCATCATCTAAGGAATCAATAAGAATATGAGACAGGTTAACTTTGATGTCATTAATTTCATTGTCAGTAGCTTTCTTATTATTAATAAGATAATTATTTAAGGCGTTAAGGGCATCTATTTCTTTCAGTGTCCATTTTTCACCAAGTAAGTATGAAATCGATTCATTACACATATAAGGCATTAATAGCAGATGTTCTTTCCTTATTGCTAATAATGCATTGTTCAATGGTTTTTCTAATAAATCCGTAATCGTAGAATCAACTGAGTTTTTACAACTCACCTGCGAGTAATTTAAGTCATGAGGATTATTTAACTCCTGCGGAATATTTAATAGACGAGCTATTTCCTTGTTAGCTTCGCGTTGGTAACACGCCAGAACCTTGTTAGTAATCAGGTGTAATGAACTATCATCTTTTCTTTCAAAAGACTTACCTTCATAACGAAAACTCAAAAAATCAGATTGTGGAAATATAATGGCTGTATGTCCTTGACGAGTCCCCATAGTAGTGGTAGTAGAAAGTGAAATTTCTATAATCACCTTAGATGAATCCGCACGCTCACCTTCAGGATTATTCATAACAAAATTCATTATTTCACTGCCATCATTATTTTTGATATAAGATGAGGACTCAATATGAGCCATCATATTTCTACCCGCTTCGTTGGAGCGTTTGCTAAAATCCACATAACCCAGGGTAAATATTTTTGCCAAAAACTCCAAAAATGCTCTGGGAGAAAGAATATTCCTTCTGCTATCCTGCCCCCCGGCAATACGGGCAAAATCATTCATTCCAACACGCCAGGTATTTAAAACTTCACTTTTTTGTTTAAAATTGTCGGCTAATGTAATGTGTTGAGAATAATTCAAATCTGATATTTTGCTCATGACGGACTCCTTGAGTTAATAAGAACGTCTAAGCATTACAAATTCTACTCACAAAAAAATATCAAAAAACGCTCTTTTCATAAGCTCGCCGTAAACCTGGAGTTATTTACGGCGAAAAGTCATCACGCCATCAGCATCTTCACTACTGCTTTGCGAACCTGGGCTGGTGCGCCCACTGCGCACAGCGGTTTATGCACTTCCCCCGGATAAAACACAACAAAATCACCTTCATTTAGGATAACTGTTTTCTCATCAACGCCTTCCGGCAAAAATGCGATGTCTTTATCTGCTAACCAGTCGGTCTCCGGCGTACCTGCAGGTTGCGTGCTGAAGGTCATGCCTTCCTGACCTTTTAACACAATCTGAATGTCGAGATAGCGGGCATGGTACTCCGCACGGCGAGCTTCGTACGGCTCGGTCATATCTTCCGAGATAAGATAAAACAGACGATTGCCTTCGATATCGTGCTTGCCCTTTGGCGTTTCTGCCGTAACGTGTGCTTTGATATGCTCAATCGCCTGGCGTAACTCCTGGGGTAGCCACGGCTGAAGATTATGAATATTTCCGATGATCATCTTTTCCACTCCTTAATTAAAACAATGTTTCATTTCTATCGTTATACGAAAAGATGATCAATTCCGCCAGCCTTAACGCGTGAATTATTGTCTTATCACAACTTATCGGCAGGCGCGTTCCCGCCTTTCGGGTCAAGGCCAGCATCACTCCTTGAGAATAGTTTTTATCGCTTCCCCCGCCAGTGCAGCTGTTGCACAGAGTTGTTCGATGGAGTGCCCCTCCCGTGCCTTCGCAGAAAGCCCTGACATCACGGTACTCATAAAATCAGTCACACATTGTGCGCTTTGTGGATGCCGCCTGGCGATATAGTCATAAATGGTCGTTTCTGCGGCGTGATAATATTGAACGGCAATATCACGCGCTTGTGGATCATGACTATGAATACCTTCAAGAACCATACAGCCAGCGCAGCCGCCGTTTTGGCTATATCTGCGCGCCGCTTCTTTTAATACCTCAACCAGGCACTCGCCTACCGGACGATCATCACGAAGAATATCGGCAAGCGGAATAGCTTCCGTACCGACATATTCATTGAGTACACGGCTAAATAACCCAGCCTTACTGCCAAAAGCCGCGTAGAGGCTCGGGGGGTTAATACCAAGATAATCAGTAACTTCAGCAACACTGACAGCATCGAAACCTTTTTGGTGAAAAAGCACTTTTGCCGCAGAGACTGCCTGCTCAGGAGCGAAACGTCTGGGACGACCTGGAACGCGAGATTGTTTTTTAGTGACCATTACAAAACTTGTTGACAGAAAGTTAAAACAGTTTTGTAATGCATGTTACATAATAAATCAAGGAGTCCTTATGGGCGCTTTTACAGGTAAGACAGTTCTCATCCTCGGTGGTAGCCGTGGAATCGGTGCCGCTATCGTACGTCGTTTCGTCACCGATGGGGCCAATGTACGATTCACCTATGCGGGGTCGAAAGATGCCGCTGAACGCCTGGCACAAGAGACTGGAGCAACAGCAGTATTCACAGATAGTGCTGACAGAGACGCTGTTATTGATGTCGTTCGTAAGAGCGGCGCATTGGATATCCTGGTGGTAAATGCAGGTATTGGCGTCTTTGGCGATGCCCTGGAATTAAATGCCGACGATATTGATCGCCTTTTCAAAATCAATATTCATGCTCCTTACCATGCCTCTGTTGAAGCCGCCCGGCAGATGCCCGAAGGCGGGCGCATCTTAATCATCGGCTCCGTGAATGGCGATCGTATGCCTGTTGCAGGCATGGCTGCTTATGCCGCCAGTAAATCTGCCCTACAAGGCATGTCGCGCGGGCTGGCCCGTGATTTTGGACCGCGTGGGATCACCATCAACGTCGTCCAGCCAGGGCCAATTGATACCGACGCTAATCCCGCCAACGGGCCAATGCGCGATATGTTGCATGGTTTTATGGCTATCAAAAGACATGGGCAACCGGAAGAGGTCGCTGGTATGGTCGCATGGTTAGCAGGGCCAGAAGCCAGTTTTGTTACCGGCGCGATGCATACCATTGATGGCGCGTTTGGCGCATAACCGACTACGCTCAATTAAGCCCAGCCATTATCCATGATGTCTGGGTTTTGTTTACTCACGTCGTCCGCTAAAAGCGGCTCCCGGTAAAGAGAAATCTTCTGTTCATGTCGTAAATCTTGAGGATAACCAAATGGTAGAAAGAACCGCTGTTTTCCCTGCTGGCCGACATTCACTGTATGCTGAGCATCGTTATTCTGCGGCTATTCGTTCCTGCGATTTGCTGTTTGTTTCCGGGCAAGTAGGAAGTCGAGAGGACGGAACACCAGAACCCGATTTTCAGCAACAAGTCAGACTGGCATTTGATAATTTGCATGCGACCCTGGCTGCTGCGGGATGCACTTTTGACGATATCATTGATGTTACGAGCTTCCATACCGATCCAGAAAACCAATTTGAAGACATCATGACGGTGAAAAATGAAATATTTAGCGCCCCACCTTATCCAAACTGGACGGCGGTGGGTGTTACATGGCTGGCAGGCTTTGATTTTGAAATTAAAGTGATAGCGCGCATCCCTGAGCAGTAAGCAATAGTGTTAGCCGTTCGCTTTCACACTCCGCCCTATAAGTCGGATGAATGGAATAAAATGCATATCTGATTGCGTGAAAGTGAAAAAGGAAAAAGCAGGGAATGTCTGCAATTATTGATACCGAAGGACAGTTCCCCTGCAGAATCACATCAAATAAAAATGCATATACTTTGACTTTTAATTCAAATAAACCGTTTGCGCTGACAAAATATTGCATCAAATGCTTGCGCCGCTTCTGACGATGAGTATAATGCCGGACAATTTGCCGGGAGGATGTATGGTTCAGTGTGTTCGACATTTTGTCTTACCGCGTCTGAAAAAAGACGCTGGCCTGCCGTTTTTCTTCCCGTTGATCACCCATTCCCAGCCCCTCAATCGAGGGGCTTTTTTTTGCCCAGGCGTCAGGAGATAAAAGATGGCTAATCCGCTATATCAGAAACATATCATTTCCATAAACGACCTTAGTCGCGATGACCTTAATCTGGTGCTGGCGACAGCGGCGAAACTGAAAGCAAACCCGCAACCAGAGCTGTTGAAGCACAAAGTCATTGCCAGCTGTTTCTTCGAAGCCTCTACCCGTACCCGCCTCTCTTTCGAAACTTCCATGCACCGCCTGGGTGCCAGCGTGGTGGGCTTCTCCGACAGCGCCAATACATCACTGGGTAAAAAGGGCGAAACGCTGGCCGATACCATTTCGGTTATCAGCACTTACGTCGATGCGATAGTGATGCGTCATCCGCAGGAAGGTGCGGCGCGCCTGGCCACCGAGTTTTCCGGCAATGTACCGGTACTGAATGCCGGTGATGGCTCCAACCAACATCCGACGCAAACCTTGCTGGACTTATTCACTATTCAGGAAACCCAGGGGCGTCTGGACAATCTCCACGTCGCAATGGTTGGTGACCTGAAATATGGCCGCACCGTTCACTCCCTGACTCAGGCGTTAGCGAAGTTCGACGGCAACCGTTTTTACTTCATCGCGCCGGACGCGCTGGCAATGCCGCAATACATTCTGGATATGCTCGATGAAAAAGGGATCGCATGGAGTCTGCACAGCTCTATTGAAGAAGTGATGGCGGAAGTAGACATCCTGTACATGACCCGCGTGCAAAAAGAGCGTCTGGACCCGTCCGAGTACGCCAACGTGAAAGCGCAGTTTGTTCTTCGCGCCAGCGATCTCCACAACGCCAAAGCCAATATGAAAGTGCTGCATCCGCTGCCGCGTGTTGATGAGATTGCCACCGATGTGGATAAAACGCCACACGCCTGGTACTTCCAGCAGGCAGGCAACGGGATTTTCGCTCGCCAGGCGTTACTGGCACTGGTTCTGAATCGCGATCTGGTACTGTAAGGGGAAATAGAGATGACACACGATAATAAATTGCAGGTTGAAGCTATTAAACGCGGCACGGTAATTGACCATATCCCCGCCCAGATCGGTTTTAAGCTGTTGAGTCTGTTCAAGCTGACCGAAACGGATCAGCGCATCACCATCGGTCTGAACTTGCCTTCTGGCGAGATGGGCCGCAAAGATCTGATCAAAATCGAAAATACCTTTTTGAGTGAAGATCAGGTAGATCAACTGGCATTGTATGCGCCGCAAGCCACGGTTAACCGTATCGACAACTATGAAGTGGTGGGTAAATCGCGCCCCAGTCTGCCAGAGCGCATCGACAATGTGCTGGTCTGCCCGAACAGCAACTGTATCAGCCATGCCGAACCGGTTTCTTCCAGCTTTGCCGTGCGAAAACGCGCCAATGACATCGCGCTCAAATGCAAATACTGTGAAAAAGAGTTTTCCCATAATGTGGTGCTGGCCAATTAATTGCGGTTGGTAATAAAAGTCTGGCTCCCTATAATGAGCCAGACTTTTTACCGCTGTAATAAAGGAGAAATCATGAGCAAAACTATCGCGACGGAAAATGCACCGGCAGCTATCGGTCCTTACGTACAGGGCGTTGATCTGGGCAATATGATCATCACCTCCGGTCAGATCCCGGTAAATCCGAAAACGGGTGAAGTACCGGCAGACGTCGCTGCACAGGCACGTCAGTCGCTGGATAACGTAAAAGCGATCGTCGAAGCCGCTGGCCTGAAAGTGGGCGACATCGTTAAAACCACCGTGTTTGTGAAAGATCTGAACGACTTCGCTACCGTTAATGCTACCTACGAAGCCTTCTTCACCGAACACAACGCCACCTTCCCGGCACGTTCTTGCGTTGAAGTCGCCCGTCTGCCGAAAGACGTGAAGATTGAGATCGAAGCGATCGCTGTTCGTCGCTAATCTTGATGGAAATCCGGGCTATCATGCCCGGATTAAGTCTGATGACAAACGCAAAATCGCCTGATGCGCTACGCTTATCAGGCCTACGTGATTCCTGCAATTTATTGAATTTGTTGGCCGGATAAGGCATTTACGCCGCATCCGGCATGAACAAAGCTTACTTTGTCTGCAATCTGAATCGGGGCTATCGTGCCCAGTTTATTCTTTATTGCCAGCCGTAACGACGGCTATAGAACCCTTTCACCAACTGGGTTAATGTCATATACCCTGCCAGAATCGCAACCAGCCACGGGAAATAGCTTAACGGCAGCGCCTGTAATTGCAGATAACTGGCCAGCGGTGAAAACGGCAATGCGATCCCGACAATCATCACGATCACGGTCATGATCATTAACGGCCACGATGCACAGCTCTGAATAAACGGCACACGGCGGGTGCGGATCATATGCACAATCAGCGTTTGCGACAGTAAGCCCACCACAAACCATCCCGACTGGAACAGCGTTTGCGTTTCCGGCGTGTTGGCATGGAATACCCACCACATCAGGCAAAACGTCAGAATATCGAAGATCGAGCTGATCGGTCCGAAGAAGATCATAAAGCGCCCCAGATCCGCCGGGTTCCAACGCTGCGGCTTTTGAATTTGCTCGTCGTCGACGTTATCAAACGGGATCGCCACCTGTGACACATCATACAGCAGGTTCTGAATAAGCAAGTGTAACGGCAACATCGGCAGGAAGGGCAAGAAAGCACTCGCCACCAGCACGCTGAACACATTACCGAAGTTGGAGCTCGCCGTCATTTTGATGTATTTCAGCATGTTGGCGAAAGTGCGACGTCCTTCAATAACCCCCTCTTCCAGCACCATCAGGCTTTTTTCCAGCAGGATGATATCAGCCGCTTCACGGGCAATATCTACCGCGCCGTCCACAGAAATGCCGATATCCGCAGCGCGTAAGGCGGGCGCATCATTAATACCATCGCCCATAAAGCCAACCACATGCCCTTCGCGCTTCAGTAAGGTCACAATGCGTTCTTTATGCATCGGCGTCAGACGAGCAAACAGCGTGGTGCGCTGTGCGAGATTTGCCAGTTCGTCGTCAGATAGCGTTTCAATATCACTACCAATGACCACCTCTCCCGCGTCCAGCCCCACTTCATGGCACACTTTCGCTGCAACTAACTCACTGTCGCCAGTAAGGATTTTTACGGTAATTCCACTCGCTTTTAATGCCTTCAGTGCCGGAGCAGTTGTCTCTTTTGGCGGATCAAGGAAAGCAATATATCCTTCGAGGATCAGGTCGGATTCATCCGCCCGCTGGTAATCTCCTTCACGCGCTGGCAGGTATTTCGTCGCCACCGCAACCACGCGCAGCCCCTGACGATTCAGCGTATCAGTAACCCGCTTAATCTTACGCAGCATGATGTCATCGAGCGGCACAATCTCGCCATTGTGACGCACCTGCGAACACACATTGAGGATTTCCTGCAATGCACCTTTGCAAACCAGCTGATGGTGCTCGGTATTTTCTGCCACTACCACCGACATCCGGCGACGCTCGAAATCAAACGGAATCTCATCGATTTTTTGCCAACGACTGGCCAGCGAGCGCGCTGACTCTTCATCCGTACCTTCGAGCACCGCTGTATCGAGCAGGTTTTTAAGTCCGGTCTGATAATGACTGTTCAACCACGCGCTATGCAGCACGCGTTCGCTGGTTTTACCGGAGATATCGGTATGATTCTCCAGCACAATTTTGTCCTGTGTCAGGGTGCCAGTTTTATCAGTGCACAGAATATCCATTGCGCCAAAGTTCTGAATAGCATCCAGATGTTTGACGATCACTTTCTGTTTCGACAGC
It encodes the following:
- the yjgM gene encoding GNAT family N-acetyltransferase; the protein is MNNIAPQSPVMRRLTQQDNPAIARVIRQVSAEYGLTADKGYTVADPNLDELYQVYSQPGHAYWVVEFDGEVVGGGGIAPLAGSESDICELQKMYFLPAIRGKGLAKKLALMAMEQAREMGFKRCYLETTAFLKEAIALYEHLGFEHIDYALGCTGHVDCEVRMLREL
- the pyrB gene encoding aspartate carbamoyltransferase, giving the protein MANPLYQKHIISINDLSRDDLNLVLATAAKLKANPQPELLKHKVIASCFFEASTRTRLSFETSMHRLGASVVGFSDSANTSLGKKGETLADTISVISTYVDAIVMRHPQEGAARLATEFSGNVPVLNAGDGSNQHPTQTLLDLFTIQETQGRLDNLHVAMVGDLKYGRTVHSLTQALAKFDGNRFYFIAPDALAMPQYILDMLDEKGIAWSLHSSIEEVMAEVDILYMTRVQKERLDPSEYANVKAQFVLRASDLHNAKANMKVLHPLPRVDEIATDVDKTPHAWYFQQAGNGIFARQALLALVLNRDLVL
- the ridA gene encoding 2-iminobutanoate/2-iminopropanoate deaminase: MSKTIATENAPAAIGPYVQGVDLGNMIITSGQIPVNPKTGEVPADVAAQARQSLDNVKAIVEAAGLKVGDIVKTTVFVKDLNDFATVNATYEAFFTEHNATFPARSCVEVARLPKDVKIEIEAIAVRR
- the yjgH gene encoding RidA family protein — protein: MVERTAVFPAGRHSLYAEHRYSAAIRSCDLLFVSGQVGSREDGTPEPDFQQQVRLAFDNLHATLAAAGCTFDDIIDVTSFHTDPENQFEDIMTVKNEIFSAPPYPNWTAVGVTWLAGFDFEIKVIARIPEQ
- the tabA gene encoding toxin-antitoxin biofilm protein TabA, which gives rise to MIIGNIHNLQPWLPQELRQAIEHIKAHVTAETPKGKHDIEGNRLFYLISEDMTEPYEARRAEYHARYLDIQIVLKGQEGMTFSTQPAGTPETDWLADKDIAFLPEGVDEKTVILNEGDFVVFYPGEVHKPLCAVGAPAQVRKAVVKMLMA
- the pyrL gene encoding pyr operon leader peptide, whose protein sequence is MVQCVRHFVLPRLKKDAGLPFFFPLITHSQPLNRGAFFCPGVRR
- the rraB gene encoding ribonuclease E inhibitor RraB → MANPEQLEEQREETRLIIEELLEDGSDPDALYTIEHHLSADDLETLEKAAVEAFKLGYEVTDPEELEVEDGDIVICCDILSECALNADLIDAQVEQLMTLAEKFDVEYDGWGTYFEDPNGEDGDDEDFVDEDDDGVRH
- the bdcR gene encoding TetR/AcrR family transcriptional regulator yields the protein MVTKKQSRVPGRPRRFAPEQAVSAAKVLFHQKGFDAVSVAEVTDYLGINPPSLYAAFGSKAGLFSRVLNEYVGTEAIPLADILRDDRPVGECLVEVLKEAARRYSQNGGCAGCMVLEGIHSHDPQARDIAVQYYHAAETTIYDYIARRHPQSAQCVTDFMSTVMSGLSAKAREGHSIEQLCATAALAGEAIKTILKE
- the mgtA gene encoding magnesium-translocating P-type ATPase; the encoded protein is MFKEIFTRLIRHLPSRLVHRDPLPGAQQTVNTAVPPSLSAHCLKMAVMPEEELWKTFDTHPEGLNQAEVESAREQHGENKLPAQQPSPWWVHLWVCYRNPFNILLTILGAISYATEDLFAAGVIALMVAISTLLNFIQEARSTKAADALKAMVSNTATVLRVINDKGENGWLEIPIDQLVPGDIIKLAAGDMIPADLRILQARDLFVAQASLTGESLPVEKAATTRQPEHSNPLECDTLCFMGTTVVSGTAQAMVIATGANTWFGQLAGRVSEQESEPNAFQQGISRVSMLLIRFMLVMAPVVLLINGYTKGDWWEAALFALSVAVGLTPEMLPMIVTSTLARGAVKLSKQKVIVKHLDAIQNFGAMDILCTDKTGTLTQDKIVLENHTDISGKTSERVLHSAWLNSHYQTGLKNLLDTAVLEGTDEESARSLASRWQKIDEIPFDFERRRMSVVVAENTEHHQLVCKGALQEILNVCSQVRHNGEIVPLDDIMLRKIKRVTDTLNRQGLRVVAVATKYLPAREGDYQRADESDLILEGYIAFLDPPKETTAPALKALKASGITVKILTGDSELVAAKVCHEVGLDAGEVVIGSDIETLSDDELANLAQRTTLFARLTPMHKERIVTLLKREGHVVGFMGDGINDAPALRAADIGISVDGAVDIAREAADIILLEKSLMVLEEGVIEGRRTFANMLKYIKMTASSNFGNVFSVLVASAFLPFLPMLPLHLLIQNLLYDVSQVAIPFDNVDDEQIQKPQRWNPADLGRFMIFFGPISSIFDILTFCLMWWVFHANTPETQTLFQSGWFVVGLLSQTLIVHMIRTRRVPFIQSCASWPLMIMTVIVMIVGIALPFSPLASYLQLQALPLSYFPWLVAILAGYMTLTQLVKGFYSRRYGWQ
- the argF gene encoding ornithine carbamoyltransferase → MSGFYHKHFLKLLDFTPAELNSLLQLAAKLKADKKSGKEEAKLTGKNIALIFEKDSTRTRCSFEVAAYDQGARVTYLGPSGSQIGHKESIKDTARVLGRMYDGIQYRGYGQEIVETLAEYAGVPVWNGLTNEFHPTQLLADLLTMQEHLPGKTFNEMTLVYAGDARNNMGNSMLEAAALTGLDLRLVAPKACWPEAALVTECRALAQQNGGDITLTEDVAKGVEGADFIYTDVWVSMGEAKEKWAERIALLRDYQVNSKMMQLTGNPEVKFLHCLPAFHDDQTTLGKKMAEEFGLHGGMEVTDEVFESAASIVFDQAENRMHTIKAVMVATLSK
- the bdcA gene encoding SDR family oxidoreductase; translated protein: MGAFTGKTVLILGGSRGIGAAIVRRFVTDGANVRFTYAGSKDAAERLAQETGATAVFTDSADRDAVIDVVRKSGALDILVVNAGIGVFGDALELNADDIDRLFKINIHAPYHASVEAARQMPEGGRILIIGSVNGDRMPVAGMAAYAASKSALQGMSRGLARDFGPRGITINVVQPGPIDTDANPANGPMRDMLHGFMAIKRHGQPEEVAGMVAWLAGPEASFVTGAMHTIDGAFGA
- the pyrI gene encoding aspartate carbamoyltransferase regulatory subunit — its product is MTHDNKLQVEAIKRGTVIDHIPAQIGFKLLSLFKLTETDQRITIGLNLPSGEMGRKDLIKIENTFLSEDQVDQLALYAPQATVNRIDNYEVVGKSRPSLPERIDNVLVCPNSNCISHAEPVSSSFAVRKRANDIALKCKYCEKEFSHNVVLAN